The Struthio camelus isolate bStrCam1 chromosome 24, bStrCam1.hap1, whole genome shotgun sequence genome includes a window with the following:
- the SLC45A3 gene encoding solute carrier family 45 member 3 isoform X2, whose translation MQQKSESTDAPCGKAKCLAGIPGGIIATMTLCTNHTLYQGIAKCLSEVQHLNGREGLEREPCLPTPGLSTAGPHLAVRGGRKDRSSTVAKNGRQHLSSRRGREAPDLVVCLWDIPGSAADGVTQPSVSKGCQGSMAQKAWISMLFHNRKAQLLLVNSLTFGLEVCLAAGITYVPPLLLEVGVEEKFMTMVLGIGPVLGLVFVPLIGSASDHWHSSYGRRRPFIWMLCLGVLLSLFVIPHASSLASLFAFNTRPLEIAFLILGIGLLDFCGQVCFTPLEALLSDLFQEPDNCRQAFSMYAFMISLGGCIGYLLPAIDWDGSFLAPYLGGQETCLFSLLAIIFLGCVLATFFVTEEADTQADVLAGPTLKDAPPKPLSPACCSCQVSRSLLQARHVIQALRNLCTLVPRLHSLYCRIPKVIRRLFVAELCSWMALMTFMLFYTDFVGEGLYHGVPRAKPGTDARRHYDEGVRMGSLGLFLQCVTSIFFSTIMDWMVKQFGTRAVYLASVMFFPMAAFVMCLSHSVVVVTISAALTGFTFSALQILPYTLASLYHHEKQVFLHKYKSKEEEDTAQLDKKSVFPKGLLSSQKLPYQNGHSGGLFSSSSSSSSPPAASSALCVSSSCEVSLMMMVGDPDSVAPGRGICLDLAILDSAFLLSQVVPSLIMGSIVQFTQSVTAYMVSAAGFGLIAIYFATKVVFDKSDMAKYSV comes from the exons AGTGCAGCATCTGAACGGAAGGGAAGGCCTGGAACGGGAGCCCTGCCTGCCCACGCCTGGACTCAGCACTGCCGGGCCACATCTTGCagtaagaggaggaagaaaagaccGTTCCTCCACGGTTGCTAAAAATGGGAGGCAGCATCTGTCCAGCAGACGAGGAAGAGAAGCTCCAGACCTTGTTGTCTGCCTGTGGGACATCCCTGGGAGTGCTGCAGATGGAGTGACGCAGCCCTCTGTCAGTAAGGGGTGTCAGGGCAGCATGGCACAGAAAGCGTGGATCAGCATGCTATTCCATAACCGCAAGGCCCAGCTCCTGCTGGTCAACTCCCTGACGTTTGGGCTGGAGGTCTGTCTGGCTGCAGGGATAACCTATGTGCCTCCACTACTGCTGGAAGTGGGTGTGGAGGAGAAGTTCATGACCATGGTTCTGG GGATAGGCCCTGTCCTTGGCCTTGTTTTTGTCCCGCTGATCGGATCTGCCAGTGACCACTGGCACAGCAGCTATGGCCGAAGGCGGCCTTTCATCTGGATGTTGTgcctgggagtcctgctgagcCTCTTTGTTATCCCACATGCCAGCAGCCTGGCCAGCCTCTTTGCCTTCAACACTCGCCCACTGGAGATTGCCTTCCTCATCCTGGGCATTGGCTTACTGGATTTCTGTGGCCAGGTTTGCTTTACTCCACTGGAGGCCCTGCTCTCAGACCTCTTCCAGGAGCCAGACAactgccgccaggccttctccaTGTACGCCTTCATGATCAGCTTGGGGGGCTGCATTGGCTACCTGCTTCCAGCAATTGACTGGGATGGCAGCTTCCTGGCCCCGTACTTGGGTGGACAGGAGACTTGCCTCTTCAGCCTCCTCGCCATCATCTTCCTCGGCTGTGTGCTGGCCACTTTCTTTGTGACAGAGGAGGCAGACACCCAAGCAGATGTTCTGGCCGGGCCAACTCTGAAGGATGCTCCCCCTAAGCCCttgtctcctgcctgctgctcTTGCCAGGTCTCCAGgagcctcctgcaggccaggcATGTGATACAGGCCCTGAGAAACCTCTGCACACTGGTGCCACGACTGCACAGCCTCTACTGCCGCATCCCCAAGGTCATCCGGCGCCTGTTCgtggctgagctctgcagctGGATGGCACTCATGACTTTCATGCTTTTCTACACAGACTTTGTCGGGGAAGGCCTTTACCATGGCGTCCCCAGAGCAAAGCCAGGCACAGATGCCAGACGCCACTACGATGAAG GTGTCCGCATGGGTAGTTTGGGCCTCTTCCTGCAATGTGTCACATCCATCTTTTTCTCGACAATCATGGACTGGATGGTGAAGCAGTTTGGGACACGGGCAGTCTACCTGGCCAGTGTGATGTTCTTCCCCATGGCTGCTTTCGTCATGTGCCTTTCCCACAGTGTCGTTGTCGTTACCATCTCGGCTGCTCTGACGGGCTTCACCTTCTCTGCGCTCCAGATCCTGCCATATACACTGGCATCACTGTATCATCATGAAAAGCAG GTATTTTTGCATAAGTAtaaaagcaaagaggaggaagacacAGCTCAGTTGGACAAGAAATCGGTCTTCCCTAAAGGCCTTCTCTCCAGCCAGAAGCTGCCTTACCAGAATGGACACTCTGGAggcctcttctcttcttcctcttcctcctcgtctCCTCCAGCTGCCAGCTCGGCCCTGTGCGTCAGCTCCTCCTGTGAGGTCTCACTCATGATGATGGTGGGAGATCCGGACTCTGTGGCCCCTGGCCGAGGGATCTGTCTGGACCTGGCCATTTTGGACAGtgctttcctcctctctcagGTTGTCCCGTCCCTCATCATGGGGTCTATCGTCCAGTTCACACAGTCAGTGACTGCCTACATGGTATCAGCTGCTGGCTTTGGCCTCATAGCCATTTACTTTGCAACCAAAGTTGTCTTTGATAAGAGTGACATGGCCAAGTATTCAGTGTGA
- the SLC45A3 gene encoding solute carrier family 45 member 3 isoform X7 translates to MLLAVQASRASCAAGNQKDPHGPEAEEARLQSAASERKGRPGTGALPAHAWTQHCRATSCRIGPVLGLVFVPLIGSASDHWHSSYGRRRPFIWMLCLGVLLSLFVIPHASSLASLFAFNTRPLEIAFLILGIGLLDFCGQVCFTPLEALLSDLFQEPDNCRQAFSMYAFMISLGGCIGYLLPAIDWDGSFLAPYLGGQETCLFSLLAIIFLGCVLATFFVTEEADTQADVLAGPTLKDAPPKPLSPACCSCQVSRSLLQARHVIQALRNLCTLVPRLHSLYCRIPKVIRRLFVAELCSWMALMTFMLFYTDFVGEGLYHGVPRAKPGTDARRHYDEGVRMGSLGLFLQCVTSIFFSTIMDWMVKQFGTRAVYLASVMFFPMAAFVMCLSHSVVVVTISAALTGFTFSALQILPYTLASLYHHEKQVFLHKYKSKEEEDTAQLDKKSVFPKGLLSSQKLPYQNGHSGGLFSSSSSSSSPPAASSALCVSSSCEVSLMMMVGDPDSVAPGRGICLDLAILDSAFLLSQVVPSLIMGSIVQFTQSVTAYMVSAAGFGLIAIYFATKVVFDKSDMAKYSV, encoded by the exons AGTGCAGCATCTGAACGGAAGGGAAGGCCTGGAACGGGAGCCCTGCCTGCCCACGCCTGGACTCAGCACTGCCGGGCCACATCTTGCa GGATAGGCCCTGTCCTTGGCCTTGTTTTTGTCCCGCTGATCGGATCTGCCAGTGACCACTGGCACAGCAGCTATGGCCGAAGGCGGCCTTTCATCTGGATGTTGTgcctgggagtcctgctgagcCTCTTTGTTATCCCACATGCCAGCAGCCTGGCCAGCCTCTTTGCCTTCAACACTCGCCCACTGGAGATTGCCTTCCTCATCCTGGGCATTGGCTTACTGGATTTCTGTGGCCAGGTTTGCTTTACTCCACTGGAGGCCCTGCTCTCAGACCTCTTCCAGGAGCCAGACAactgccgccaggccttctccaTGTACGCCTTCATGATCAGCTTGGGGGGCTGCATTGGCTACCTGCTTCCAGCAATTGACTGGGATGGCAGCTTCCTGGCCCCGTACTTGGGTGGACAGGAGACTTGCCTCTTCAGCCTCCTCGCCATCATCTTCCTCGGCTGTGTGCTGGCCACTTTCTTTGTGACAGAGGAGGCAGACACCCAAGCAGATGTTCTGGCCGGGCCAACTCTGAAGGATGCTCCCCCTAAGCCCttgtctcctgcctgctgctcTTGCCAGGTCTCCAGgagcctcctgcaggccaggcATGTGATACAGGCCCTGAGAAACCTCTGCACACTGGTGCCACGACTGCACAGCCTCTACTGCCGCATCCCCAAGGTCATCCGGCGCCTGTTCgtggctgagctctgcagctGGATGGCACTCATGACTTTCATGCTTTTCTACACAGACTTTGTCGGGGAAGGCCTTTACCATGGCGTCCCCAGAGCAAAGCCAGGCACAGATGCCAGACGCCACTACGATGAAG GTGTCCGCATGGGTAGTTTGGGCCTCTTCCTGCAATGTGTCACATCCATCTTTTTCTCGACAATCATGGACTGGATGGTGAAGCAGTTTGGGACACGGGCAGTCTACCTGGCCAGTGTGATGTTCTTCCCCATGGCTGCTTTCGTCATGTGCCTTTCCCACAGTGTCGTTGTCGTTACCATCTCGGCTGCTCTGACGGGCTTCACCTTCTCTGCGCTCCAGATCCTGCCATATACACTGGCATCACTGTATCATCATGAAAAGCAG GTATTTTTGCATAAGTAtaaaagcaaagaggaggaagacacAGCTCAGTTGGACAAGAAATCGGTCTTCCCTAAAGGCCTTCTCTCCAGCCAGAAGCTGCCTTACCAGAATGGACACTCTGGAggcctcttctcttcttcctcttcctcctcgtctCCTCCAGCTGCCAGCTCGGCCCTGTGCGTCAGCTCCTCCTGTGAGGTCTCACTCATGATGATGGTGGGAGATCCGGACTCTGTGGCCCCTGGCCGAGGGATCTGTCTGGACCTGGCCATTTTGGACAGtgctttcctcctctctcagGTTGTCCCGTCCCTCATCATGGGGTCTATCGTCCAGTTCACACAGTCAGTGACTGCCTACATGGTATCAGCTGCTGGCTTTGGCCTCATAGCCATTTACTTTGCAACCAAAGTTGTCTTTGATAAGAGTGACATGGCCAAGTATTCAGTGTGA